One genomic window of Serinus canaria isolate serCan28SL12 chromosome 4, serCan2020, whole genome shotgun sequence includes the following:
- the SCOC gene encoding short coiled-coil protein codes for MMNADMDAVEAENQVELEEKTRLINQVLELQHTLEDLSARVDAVKEENLKLKSENQVLGQYIENLMSASSVFQTTDTKSKRK; via the exons ATGATGAACGCCGATATGGATG CTGTTGAGGCTGAGAATCAGGTGGAATTAGAAGAGAAAACACGGCTTATTAATCAAGTTTTGGAACTGCAGCACACACTTGAAG ATCTCTCAGCTCGAGTAGATGCTGTTAAGGAAGAAAACTTGAAACTGAAATCAGAAAATCAAGTTCTTGGACAGTATATAGAAAATCTGATGTCAGCATCTAGTGTTTTCCAAACAACTgacacaaaaagcaaaaggaagtaA